TTGAGCACCGCCACCGGTCCGAGCGCTCCCTCCGCGAGCAGGGCCTCCTCGCCCGCCTCCTCCACGTCTCCGGGGAGCAGCACGGTGACGTCGCCATGGCGCACGAGCAGCACCACGCTCGTGTCGTTCTGGCCCTCCAGCAGCACTCGATCCTCCGGCGGTCCAAGCACCTCCAGCGTGGCCTCCCCGAGGCGGTACGGGGCATGGCCCCGCTGTACTTCCTCGACGTGGGCTCCCGCGGCCGAGGCGATGAGCTGCCGCGACAGGGGCCCGTCCGCGCTGTCCGCGGGCAGCCACAGCCGCTCGGTGGGCACCTGTTGCAGCGCGGAGATGAGACCGAGCGCGTGATCCGGGTGGGGATGGGAGAGGACGGCCAGGTCCAACCGCTCGATGCGGGAGGCGCGCAGGAAGGGGACGACGACGCGCAGTCCCGGATCCGCGCCGCCGGGCACACCGCCTCCATCGAGCAGCGCGTGGTGTCCCGCGGAGCTGAGCACCATCGCATCTCCCTGGCCCACGGAGAGGAAGGTGATGCGCAGGCCCGGCTCGGGAAGGACGCGGGGGAGCAGCAGGGCGAGCACCAGGCTCGCGGGCACGAGGAGTCCCCCCAGACGCCAGCGCCGCTCGCCCAGGGCCCAGCACGCGAGCCCCACGCCATAGAGCAGCGAGGCGGCGGTGCCGAACGAGGGCAGCTCCACGGTGGCCAGGGGCACATGGGCGAAGAAGCGGGTGAGCCAGAGCAGCACCTGCGAGGCCCATGCGCCGCCCCACAGCAGCGGGGTGGCGAGCACGGGCGCCGCGACGAAGAGGGCCGCGCCGCCCGCGGCGAAGCCGGTGAGCAGGCCACACAGGGGCAGACAGACGATGTTGGAGACGAGCCCCGCGAGGCTCGCGCGGCCAAACGTCCCGGCCACCAGTGGAAGACTCGCGACGGTGACGGCGGCGCTCGCGCAGAACGTCTCCAACACCGTCTCCCGCGTGCTCGCCAGCAGGCGCCGCAGCCGGTGCGGCTCGCGGGGATCGGGGGGCGGCAGGGGGACGGCCTCGCGCAGCGCGGGGGTGAGCAGCAGCAGGCTGAAGACGGCGAGGAAGGACAGTTGCAGCGAGAGATCGGAGACGCTCGAGGGCGCCCAGACGACGAGCAGCGCGGCGGCGGCGGCGAGGCTGTTGAGCCCATCGGCCCGGCGCCAGAGCGTGAGCCCCAGCAGGACGACGGTGGCCATCACCGCCGAGCGCACCGCGGGAGGCTGGTTGCCGGTGAACACGACATAGGCCCAGACGAAGGGAATGGCGGCGGGGGCCGCGAGCCGCCGCGCATCCACCCGCCGCGAAATGGGCAGGGCCGCGCCCGCGCGCACGAACAAGCCTCGCAGCAGGGCGAGCGTCATGAGCGCGAGCGCCGCCACGTGCAGCCCGCTCACGCTCAACACATGCGCCAGCCCGCTGCGCGAGAAGTCCTCCTCCAGGGCGTCATCGAGCGCGGCGCGCTGTCCGGCCGCGAGCGTGAGGAAGAGGGTGGCCGCGTCGGGCGACGGCGCCACGGCGTGCACCGCCCGGGCGAGCCCCTCCTGGAGTCGGACCAGGGCCTCGCGCCAGTGCGGGGCGGGGGACAGCACGAGCAGGCGCGCGGGCTCGAAGCCTCCGGTGAAGGCCATCCCCTGTCGCCACCGTTTCGCGGAAAAGTCCTTTTCTCCTGGATTCGCGGCGGGCTCGAGTGGCCGGAGCCGGGCTTCCAGGCGCAGGCGCTGTCCCGGCAGGAGCGGGGCAAGCGCGCCTCGCGCGGACAGGAGGGCGCGGAAGCGAGCGGGAGTTTCGGCCCTGGCGCCCACCCGGACGACGGCCAGCAGCAGGCGCGTGGAGTCCGCGGTGACCTCCACGCGCTCCACCTCGCCCTCCAGGACCGCGCGTCCTCCTTCCCTCAGTCCGGCAGGCACCTCCGCCCCGGCCTCCAGGGACGCCAGCCCCGCGCCCGTGAGCGCCAGGGCCCCGAGCACGCCCAGATGGGCACCAGGCAGGCGGGCGAGCCCCAGGGCGCCCACCGCCACGGTGGAAGCCATCAGTAATTGGAATGCTCCCTCGCCCGCGCTCGTTTGTATCCACAGACCCGCGCCGAGCATGAGGCTCACGGCGGGAAAGAACAGCGGACGTACGGTCAGATCTCGCCACGACGAACGGCCCATCACCCACCCCCCACCCACTCCGTCCAGTCAGGGTGTAGCACTCTACCCAAGAGGACACCCACGCAAAGCGGCGCAGGCTAGTCCGGAAAAACCCGCCGGGTCAAGACGCCAAAGTTGCTGGAGGGGTTGGATTGTGGTACGAGTAGGACGTTTTCCGAGGCCGGGTGTCGAGACCAAGCCATCCTAGAGGAGGCGGTAACGAGTGCAGACGAGCTTCAAGACCGGCGATAAGGCTGTGTACCCCGGGCAGGGTGTGGGCGAGGTGATGGGCATCGAGCACACCGAAGTCGCCGGGCAACGTCAGTCCTTCTACGTGTTGCGAATCCTGGAAAACGGGATGCGCATCATGATCCCAATCAACAAGGTGGGCTCGGTCGGCCTCCGGGAAATCATCAGCGAGGAAGACGTCAAGCAAGTCTATTCCATCCTGAAGGAGAAGGACATCTCGGTCGACTCCACGACGTGGAACCGTCGCTACCGGGAGTACATGGAGAAGATCAAGACCGGCTCCGTGTTCGAGATCGCCGAGGTGCTGCGCGACCTGTACCTGCTCAAGGGTGACAAGGATCTGTCCTTCGGTGAGCGCAAGATGCTGGACACGGCGCGCTCGCTGCTCATCAAGGAACTGTCGCTGGCCAAGGACTGCTCCGAGGACGAGATCGAGTCGGACCTGAAGAAGATCTTCAACATCGCCTGAGCCTCCTCGGGTGGACGTTGAAAACCCCGGCTCCCCATGTGGGGACCGGGGTTTTTCTTTGGCCCCACGGGCCCGCCCGGGCGGCTACGGGCCCTTGAGCTGGGCCTGGGCCTGGGTCAGCGCCTGACGGATGCGCGGCGCGTACGCTCCCCACCCCTGGGCAATCTGCCGATCCAGGGCGTGCGCCTCGGTGAAGTGGCGGACGGCGGCCGGGGCGTCCCGGGCTTCGAGGGCGGCCTGGCCCGCCTTCCACGCCTGCTGGAAGCGCTCCAACAGCAGGGCCAGGTTCTCCACGCGCTCGCGCCGGGCGAGGCTCAGGGCCGCCTCGACGTGTCCCGACTCGTATTGGGCGAGGACCTCTGCCTCCGCGTCGGGATTCGGGGCCGCGTGGGGCTCGGGCGGCGGAGGCTTCGGGGCGGTCTTGACGGAGCCCTCCTTCACGGCGCGGCCGGTGTCCCGTCCCGGACGGGCGGTGGGGGCGGCGGGCCGGGCCTCCTCGGCGAGCGCCTGGGCACTCGCGGTGGGTGGCGTGGCCTCGGGGACTGGAGCAGGGGGCTCCGCGGTCACCTCCACCTCGATGTCCGGCTCCCGGGCGCGGAACGCCTCGGATTTCTCCACCGGCGGCTCATCGCGCAGCAGCCGGACCGCCGAGAGCGTGAGGAACACGGCCACCAGGCCGCTCGACGCGGCGGCGAGCAGGATGAGGCGCTGGGCGCTCAGGCCCACCCGGAGGGGCGAGGCGCGCCGGCCGTCGGCGCCGCGGCGCGAGGGCATGGGTCCCGGCCCTCTCACGCGCAGCAGCGCGTTGCCCAGGGCGATTTCATCCCCCGAGCGCAGCTCGCGTTCGCCCGTGAGCCGGACGCGGTTGACGTAGGTGCCGTTCTGGCTGCCCACGTCCTTGAGGAGGAGTCGGTCTCCCAGGCGGGTGAGCTGGGCGTGGCGCCGGCTGATGGAGGGGTGCTGCAGCCGCAGGTCGGACGAGGAGGCGCGGCCCAACGTCAGCACCCCCTGCTTGATGGGGACCAGCTGGCCCGTTCCGGGACCGCGCTCGACATAGAGGCAGGCGCGCTCGTGGCCGGGATCCTCGTACTCACCGGAGGAGAAGCGGGTGGGAAACTCGCGGTCCCGCTCTTGTCGAGAGGCGCCCGCCGCGTGCCGACGCGAACGGCGCGGGCCCACGGGAAACTGGGGCACGCGCTGGGGTCGCGGATCATCGGCCTGCAGGGGCGCCACTTCGTCGTCATCGAAGGGCAGGTCCACATCATCCGCGGGCGCCGTGGTCTCTCCCCCCTCCGCCACGGAGGGCGGGGCGGAGCGGGGCGGGCGCTTGGGATTCGGAGGACTCATGGGGGTGCTTCTCCCAGGATTCGATGGCCGGGCGAGACGGGGGGTCTCCCGGGGCAGCAGGATAGTCTTTTTTCGGCCGGGAAGGGGGAGCGAGGGCCCATCTATGTTGACTGAGTAGTCGGGCCGTTGTGAAAGTCCCGTCTTTCCGACTGCACGCCGGAATCAGCAGCCGGAAATCGA
Above is a window of Cystobacter fuscus DNA encoding:
- a CDS encoding CarD family transcriptional regulator yields the protein MQTSFKTGDKAVYPGQGVGEVMGIEHTEVAGQRQSFYVLRILENGMRIMIPINKVGSVGLREIISEEDVKQVYSILKEKDISVDSTTWNRRYREYMEKIKTGSVFEIAEVLRDLYLLKGDKDLSFGERKMLDTARSLLIKELSLAKDCSEDEIESDLKKIFNIA
- a CDS encoding FHA domain-containing protein, coding for MSPPNPKRPPRSAPPSVAEGGETTAPADDVDLPFDDDEVAPLQADDPRPQRVPQFPVGPRRSRRHAAGASRQERDREFPTRFSSGEYEDPGHERACLYVERGPGTGQLVPIKQGVLTLGRASSSDLRLQHPSISRRHAQLTRLGDRLLLKDVGSQNGTYVNRVRLTGERELRSGDEIALGNALLRVRGPGPMPSRRGADGRRASPLRVGLSAQRLILLAAASSGLVAVFLTLSAVRLLRDEPPVEKSEAFRAREPDIEVEVTAEPPAPVPEATPPTASAQALAEEARPAAPTARPGRDTGRAVKEGSVKTAPKPPPPEPHAAPNPDAEAEVLAQYESGHVEAALSLARRERVENLALLLERFQQAWKAGQAALEARDAPAAVRHFTEAHALDRQIAQGWGAYAPRIRQALTQAQAQLKGP
- a CDS encoding DNA internalization-related competence protein ComEC/Rec2, whose protein sequence is MGRSSWRDLTVRPLFFPAVSLMLGAGLWIQTSAGEGAFQLLMASTVAVGALGLARLPGAHLGVLGALALTGAGLASLEAGAEVPAGLREGGRAVLEGEVERVEVTADSTRLLLAVVRVGARAETPARFRALLSARGALAPLLPGQRLRLEARLRPLEPAANPGEKDFSAKRWRQGMAFTGGFEPARLLVLSPAPHWREALVRLQEGLARAVHAVAPSPDAATLFLTLAAGQRAALDDALEEDFSRSGLAHVLSVSGLHVAALALMTLALLRGLFVRAGAALPISRRVDARRLAAPAAIPFVWAYVVFTGNQPPAVRSAVMATVVLLGLTLWRRADGLNSLAAAAALLVVWAPSSVSDLSLQLSFLAVFSLLLLTPALREAVPLPPPDPREPHRLRRLLASTRETVLETFCASAAVTVASLPLVAGTFGRASLAGLVSNIVCLPLCGLLTGFAAGGAALFVAAPVLATPLLWGGAWASQVLLWLTRFFAHVPLATVELPSFGTAASLLYGVGLACWALGERRWRLGGLLVPASLVLALLLPRVLPEPGLRITFLSVGQGDAMVLSSAGHHALLDGGGVPGGADPGLRVVVPFLRASRIERLDLAVLSHPHPDHALGLISALQQVPTERLWLPADSADGPLSRQLIASAAGAHVEEVQRGHAPYRLGEATLEVLGPPEDRVLLEGQNDTSVVLLVRHGDVTVLLPGDVEEAGEEALLAEGALGPVAVLKAPHHGSRTSSTEGLLARLRPRFAIFCVGRRNRFGFPHPEVEARYRALGTECLRTDIQGAITLESDGHDVRLSPFLPSSTQDKDVVAPALSHHQP